A region of Mustela lutreola isolate mMusLut2 chromosome 17, mMusLut2.pri, whole genome shotgun sequence DNA encodes the following proteins:
- the DTX2 gene encoding probable E3 ubiquitin-protein ligase DTX2 isoform X1 encodes MDVENRAGQTRAVEVGLPEALGDDPETPAQSGLKPFGKAEGVLGKMAMAPSPSLAQVCASPVAVAVWEWQDGLGTWHPYSAAVCSYIEQQFVQQKGQRFGVGSLAHSIPLGQADPSLAPYIIDLPSWTQFRQDTGTMRAVRRHLFPQHSAPGRGIVWEWLSDDGSWTAYEASVCDFLEQQVAKGNQLVDLAPLGYNYTVNYATHTQTNKTSSFCRSVRRQAGAPYPVTTIIAPPGHTAVACSCHQCLNGGGTGPVSGRYRHSMTNLPAYPVPQPPHRTAIVFGAHQAFAPYNKPSLSGARSAPRLNTTNPWGGVPPSLGSQPLYRSSLSHLAPQHQPPGLSAAGGASASLPGGPVSSPGSVPASVPVQMSKPSRVQQALAGMTSILLSAIGLPVCLSRAPQPASPPASCLASKSHSSVKRLRKMPMKGGTPKPEPEQVIKKYTEELKAAPDEDCIICMEKLAVVSGYSDVTDSKTIGPVAVGRLTKCSHAFHLLCLLAMYCTGNKDGSLQCPSCKTIYGEKTGTQPRGKMEVFKFQVSLPGHEDCGTILIVYNIPHGIQGPEHPNPGKPFTARGFPRQCYLPDNAQGRKVLELLKVAWKRRLIFTVGTSSTTGETDTVVWNEIHHKTEMDRNVTGHGYPDPNYLQNVLAELAAQGVTEDCLEQQ; translated from the exons ATGGACGTGGAGAACCGTGCCGGGCAGACAAGGGCTGTGGAAGTTG GTCTTCCGGAAGCACTGGGCGATGACCCCGAGACTCCAGCCCAGAGTGGTCTGAAACCGTTTGGGAAAGCAGAGGGAGTCCTGGGGAAGATGGCCATGGCCCCAAGCCCTTCCCTGGCTCAGGTGTGCGCCAGCCCCGTGGCGGTGGCTGTGTGGGAATGGCAGGACGGGCTGGGCACCTGGCACCCGTACAGTGCCGCCGTCTGCAGCTACATCGAGCAGCAGTTCGTCCAGCAGAAAGGCCAGCGCTTTGGGGTGGGGAGCCTGGCCCACAGCATCCCCCTGGGCCAAGCCGACCCCTCGCTGGCCCCTTACATCATTGACCTCCCCAGCTGGACCCAGTTCCGCCAGGACACTG GCACCATGCGGGCTGTGCGGAGGCACCTGTTCCCCCAGCATTCGGCCCCTGGCCGGGGCATCGTCTGGGAGTGGTTGAGTGATGATGGCTCCTGGACGGCTTACGAAGCCAGTGTGTGTGACTTCCTGGAGCAGCAGGTGGCCAAGGGCAACCAGCTTGTGGACTTGGCTCCCCTGGGGTACAACTACACCGTCAACTACGCCACCCACACGCAGACCAACAAGACTTCAAGCTTCTGCCGCAGTGTGCGGCGCCAGGCGGGAGCCCCGTACCCAGTGACCACCATCATCGCTCCGCCAGGCCACACGGCAGTCGCCTGCTCTTGCCATCAGTGCCTCAATGGTGGTGGAACCGGCCCGGTGTCAGGCCGCTACCGCCACTCCATGACCAACCTCCCCGCGTaccctgtcccccagcccccccacAGGACCGCCATCGTCTTTGGGGCCCACCAGGCCTTTGCCCCTTACAACAAGCCCTCACTCTCTGGGGCTAGGTCTGCACCCCGGCTGAACACCACTAACCCCTGGGGTGGGGTGCCACCCTCCCTGGGGAGCCAGCCCCTCTACCGCTCCAGCCTCTCCCACCTGGCACCGCAGCACCAGCCCCCAGGACTGTCCGCGGCCGGTGGAGCCAG TGCCTCCCTCCCCGGTGGTCCTGTGAGCAGCCCTGGGAGCGTCCCCGCCTCGGTGCCTGTGCAGATGTCGAAGCCCAGCCGGGTCCAGCAAGCCCTCGCAG GCATGACGAGTATTCTGCTGTCAGCCATTGGACTCCCTGTGTGTCTTAGCCGCGCACCCCAGCCCGCCAGCCCTCCCGCCTCCTGTCTGGCCTCTAAAAGTCACAGCTCAGTTAAGAGATTGAGGAAAATGCCCATGAAAG GAGGGACTCCAAAGCCGGAGCCAGAGCAGGTGATAAAGAAGTACACGGAAGAGCTGAAAGCGGCCCCGGATGAG GACTGCATCATCTGTATGGAGAAGCTGGCTGTGGTGTCCGGCTACAGCGACGTGACCGACAGCAAGACCATTGGGCCAGTGGCCGTGGGCCGCCTTACCAAGTGCAGCCATGCCTTCCACCTGCTGTGTCTGCTGGCCATGTACTGTACCGGGAACAAG GACGGAAGTTTGCAGTGTCCTTCCTGCAAGACCATCTACGGAGAGAAAACTGGGACCCAACCCCGGGGGAAGATGGAGGTCTTCAAGTTCCAAGTGTCCCTCCCCGGCCACGAGGACTGTGGGACAATACTCATAGTTTACAACATTCCTCACGGCATCCAG GGCCCGGAACACCCCAACCCTGGGAAGCCGTTCACCGCCAGGGGATTTCCCCGCCAGTGCTACCTTCCAGACAATGCCCAGGGCCGCAAG gTCCTGGAGCTGTTGAAGGTGGCCTGGAAGAGGCGACTCATCTTCACAGTGGGGACGTCCAGCACCACGGGAGAGACGGACACGGTGGTGTGGAACGAGATCCACCACAAGACGGAGATGGACCGCAACGTGACAGGCCACGGCTACCCGGACCCCAACTACCTGCAGAATGTGCTGGCTGAGCTGGCGGCCCAGGGGGTGACCGAGGACTGCCTGGAGCAGCAGTGA
- the DTX2 gene encoding probable E3 ubiquitin-protein ligase DTX2 isoform X2 encodes MAMAPSPSLAQVCASPVAVAVWEWQDGLGTWHPYSAAVCSYIEQQFVQQKGQRFGVGSLAHSIPLGQADPSLAPYIIDLPSWTQFRQDTGTMRAVRRHLFPQHSAPGRGIVWEWLSDDGSWTAYEASVCDFLEQQVAKGNQLVDLAPLGYNYTVNYATHTQTNKTSSFCRSVRRQAGAPYPVTTIIAPPGHTAVACSCHQCLNGGGTGPVSGRYRHSMTNLPAYPVPQPPHRTAIVFGAHQAFAPYNKPSLSGARSAPRLNTTNPWGGVPPSLGSQPLYRSSLSHLAPQHQPPGLSAAGGASASLPGGPVSSPGSVPASVPVQMSKPSRVQQALAGMTSILLSAIGLPVCLSRAPQPASPPASCLASKSHSSVKRLRKMPMKGGTPKPEPEQVIKKYTEELKAAPDEDCIICMEKLAVVSGYSDVTDSKTIGPVAVGRLTKCSHAFHLLCLLAMYCTGNKDGSLQCPSCKTIYGEKTGTQPRGKMEVFKFQVSLPGHEDCGTILIVYNIPHGIQGPEHPNPGKPFTARGFPRQCYLPDNAQGRKVLELLKVAWKRRLIFTVGTSSTTGETDTVVWNEIHHKTEMDRNVTGHGYPDPNYLQNVLAELAAQGVTEDCLEQQ; translated from the exons ATGGCCATGGCCCCAAGCCCTTCCCTGGCTCAGGTGTGCGCCAGCCCCGTGGCGGTGGCTGTGTGGGAATGGCAGGACGGGCTGGGCACCTGGCACCCGTACAGTGCCGCCGTCTGCAGCTACATCGAGCAGCAGTTCGTCCAGCAGAAAGGCCAGCGCTTTGGGGTGGGGAGCCTGGCCCACAGCATCCCCCTGGGCCAAGCCGACCCCTCGCTGGCCCCTTACATCATTGACCTCCCCAGCTGGACCCAGTTCCGCCAGGACACTG GCACCATGCGGGCTGTGCGGAGGCACCTGTTCCCCCAGCATTCGGCCCCTGGCCGGGGCATCGTCTGGGAGTGGTTGAGTGATGATGGCTCCTGGACGGCTTACGAAGCCAGTGTGTGTGACTTCCTGGAGCAGCAGGTGGCCAAGGGCAACCAGCTTGTGGACTTGGCTCCCCTGGGGTACAACTACACCGTCAACTACGCCACCCACACGCAGACCAACAAGACTTCAAGCTTCTGCCGCAGTGTGCGGCGCCAGGCGGGAGCCCCGTACCCAGTGACCACCATCATCGCTCCGCCAGGCCACACGGCAGTCGCCTGCTCTTGCCATCAGTGCCTCAATGGTGGTGGAACCGGCCCGGTGTCAGGCCGCTACCGCCACTCCATGACCAACCTCCCCGCGTaccctgtcccccagcccccccacAGGACCGCCATCGTCTTTGGGGCCCACCAGGCCTTTGCCCCTTACAACAAGCCCTCACTCTCTGGGGCTAGGTCTGCACCCCGGCTGAACACCACTAACCCCTGGGGTGGGGTGCCACCCTCCCTGGGGAGCCAGCCCCTCTACCGCTCCAGCCTCTCCCACCTGGCACCGCAGCACCAGCCCCCAGGACTGTCCGCGGCCGGTGGAGCCAG TGCCTCCCTCCCCGGTGGTCCTGTGAGCAGCCCTGGGAGCGTCCCCGCCTCGGTGCCTGTGCAGATGTCGAAGCCCAGCCGGGTCCAGCAAGCCCTCGCAG GCATGACGAGTATTCTGCTGTCAGCCATTGGACTCCCTGTGTGTCTTAGCCGCGCACCCCAGCCCGCCAGCCCTCCCGCCTCCTGTCTGGCCTCTAAAAGTCACAGCTCAGTTAAGAGATTGAGGAAAATGCCCATGAAAG GAGGGACTCCAAAGCCGGAGCCAGAGCAGGTGATAAAGAAGTACACGGAAGAGCTGAAAGCGGCCCCGGATGAG GACTGCATCATCTGTATGGAGAAGCTGGCTGTGGTGTCCGGCTACAGCGACGTGACCGACAGCAAGACCATTGGGCCAGTGGCCGTGGGCCGCCTTACCAAGTGCAGCCATGCCTTCCACCTGCTGTGTCTGCTGGCCATGTACTGTACCGGGAACAAG GACGGAAGTTTGCAGTGTCCTTCCTGCAAGACCATCTACGGAGAGAAAACTGGGACCCAACCCCGGGGGAAGATGGAGGTCTTCAAGTTCCAAGTGTCCCTCCCCGGCCACGAGGACTGTGGGACAATACTCATAGTTTACAACATTCCTCACGGCATCCAG GGCCCGGAACACCCCAACCCTGGGAAGCCGTTCACCGCCAGGGGATTTCCCCGCCAGTGCTACCTTCCAGACAATGCCCAGGGCCGCAAG gTCCTGGAGCTGTTGAAGGTGGCCTGGAAGAGGCGACTCATCTTCACAGTGGGGACGTCCAGCACCACGGGAGAGACGGACACGGTGGTGTGGAACGAGATCCACCACAAGACGGAGATGGACCGCAACGTGACAGGCCACGGCTACCCGGACCCCAACTACCTGCAGAATGTGCTGGCTGAGCTGGCGGCCCAGGGGGTGACCGAGGACTGCCTGGAGCAGCAGTGA
- the DTX2 gene encoding probable E3 ubiquitin-protein ligase DTX2 isoform X3, whose amino-acid sequence MDVENRAGQTRAVEVGLPEALGDDPETPAQSGLKPFGKAEGVLGKMAMAPSPSLAQVCASPVAVAVWEWQDGLGTWHPYSAAVCSYIEQQFVQQKGQRFGVGSLAHSIPLGQADPSLAPYIIDLPSWTQFRQDTGTMRAVRRHLFPQHSAPGRGIVWEWLSDDGSWTAYEASVCDFLEQQVAKGNQLVDLAPLGYNYTVNYATHTQTNKTSSFCRSVRRQAGAPYPVTTIIAPPGHTAVACSCHQCLNGGGTGPVSGRYRHSMTNLPAYPVPQPPHRTAIVFGAHQAFAPYNKPSLSGARSAPRLNTTNPWGGVPPSLGSQPLYRSSLSHLAPQHQPPGLSAAGGASASLPGGPVSSPGSVPASVPVQMSKPSRVQQALAGGTPKPEPEQVIKKYTEELKAAPDEDCIICMEKLAVVSGYSDVTDSKTIGPVAVGRLTKCSHAFHLLCLLAMYCTGNKDGSLQCPSCKTIYGEKTGTQPRGKMEVFKFQVSLPGHEDCGTILIVYNIPHGIQGPEHPNPGKPFTARGFPRQCYLPDNAQGRKVLELLKVAWKRRLIFTVGTSSTTGETDTVVWNEIHHKTEMDRNVTGHGYPDPNYLQNVLAELAAQGVTEDCLEQQ is encoded by the exons ATGGACGTGGAGAACCGTGCCGGGCAGACAAGGGCTGTGGAAGTTG GTCTTCCGGAAGCACTGGGCGATGACCCCGAGACTCCAGCCCAGAGTGGTCTGAAACCGTTTGGGAAAGCAGAGGGAGTCCTGGGGAAGATGGCCATGGCCCCAAGCCCTTCCCTGGCTCAGGTGTGCGCCAGCCCCGTGGCGGTGGCTGTGTGGGAATGGCAGGACGGGCTGGGCACCTGGCACCCGTACAGTGCCGCCGTCTGCAGCTACATCGAGCAGCAGTTCGTCCAGCAGAAAGGCCAGCGCTTTGGGGTGGGGAGCCTGGCCCACAGCATCCCCCTGGGCCAAGCCGACCCCTCGCTGGCCCCTTACATCATTGACCTCCCCAGCTGGACCCAGTTCCGCCAGGACACTG GCACCATGCGGGCTGTGCGGAGGCACCTGTTCCCCCAGCATTCGGCCCCTGGCCGGGGCATCGTCTGGGAGTGGTTGAGTGATGATGGCTCCTGGACGGCTTACGAAGCCAGTGTGTGTGACTTCCTGGAGCAGCAGGTGGCCAAGGGCAACCAGCTTGTGGACTTGGCTCCCCTGGGGTACAACTACACCGTCAACTACGCCACCCACACGCAGACCAACAAGACTTCAAGCTTCTGCCGCAGTGTGCGGCGCCAGGCGGGAGCCCCGTACCCAGTGACCACCATCATCGCTCCGCCAGGCCACACGGCAGTCGCCTGCTCTTGCCATCAGTGCCTCAATGGTGGTGGAACCGGCCCGGTGTCAGGCCGCTACCGCCACTCCATGACCAACCTCCCCGCGTaccctgtcccccagcccccccacAGGACCGCCATCGTCTTTGGGGCCCACCAGGCCTTTGCCCCTTACAACAAGCCCTCACTCTCTGGGGCTAGGTCTGCACCCCGGCTGAACACCACTAACCCCTGGGGTGGGGTGCCACCCTCCCTGGGGAGCCAGCCCCTCTACCGCTCCAGCCTCTCCCACCTGGCACCGCAGCACCAGCCCCCAGGACTGTCCGCGGCCGGTGGAGCCAG TGCCTCCCTCCCCGGTGGTCCTGTGAGCAGCCCTGGGAGCGTCCCCGCCTCGGTGCCTGTGCAGATGTCGAAGCCCAGCCGGGTCCAGCAAGCCCTCGCAG GAGGGACTCCAAAGCCGGAGCCAGAGCAGGTGATAAAGAAGTACACGGAAGAGCTGAAAGCGGCCCCGGATGAG GACTGCATCATCTGTATGGAGAAGCTGGCTGTGGTGTCCGGCTACAGCGACGTGACCGACAGCAAGACCATTGGGCCAGTGGCCGTGGGCCGCCTTACCAAGTGCAGCCATGCCTTCCACCTGCTGTGTCTGCTGGCCATGTACTGTACCGGGAACAAG GACGGAAGTTTGCAGTGTCCTTCCTGCAAGACCATCTACGGAGAGAAAACTGGGACCCAACCCCGGGGGAAGATGGAGGTCTTCAAGTTCCAAGTGTCCCTCCCCGGCCACGAGGACTGTGGGACAATACTCATAGTTTACAACATTCCTCACGGCATCCAG GGCCCGGAACACCCCAACCCTGGGAAGCCGTTCACCGCCAGGGGATTTCCCCGCCAGTGCTACCTTCCAGACAATGCCCAGGGCCGCAAG gTCCTGGAGCTGTTGAAGGTGGCCTGGAAGAGGCGACTCATCTTCACAGTGGGGACGTCCAGCACCACGGGAGAGACGGACACGGTGGTGTGGAACGAGATCCACCACAAGACGGAGATGGACCGCAACGTGACAGGCCACGGCTACCCGGACCCCAACTACCTGCAGAATGTGCTGGCTGAGCTGGCGGCCCAGGGGGTGACCGAGGACTGCCTGGAGCAGCAGTGA